A genomic region of Noviherbaspirillum sp. L7-7A contains the following coding sequences:
- a CDS encoding FAD-dependent oxidoreductase, translating to MKPIIIIGAGMAGYTAARELRKLDKEVPITIITADDGGFYSKPMLSNAYAQKKLPAQLITQSATQLAAQIGATILTSTTVSGIDTAEKTLATSGGVLDYDKLIFAIGAQPIRLPLQGDAAGQVMSVNHVEDYARFRELLDATEAGRQARVMILGAGLIGCEFADDLAGGGHAVTLIDPNPLPLAALAAPALSEGLQAALLTRGVRLCLGTTATRIDHSEKGVKATLANGETVEADIVLSAVGLRPSTALAQAAGLKVNRGIVVDAYGQTSAPDVYALGDCAEYTQADGVTRILPYIAPLLNAGRAIAKTLTGTPTAIDLKPAAVIVKTPCYPLALVPPPQTALESGRWHTTEESGRTVCRFIDAEGLVAGFGLSHHEAASRQVLMAELGKSPAADSAG from the coding sequence ATGAAACCGATCATCATCATTGGCGCCGGCATGGCCGGCTATACCGCCGCCCGCGAATTGCGCAAGCTCGACAAGGAAGTGCCGATCACCATCATCACAGCGGACGATGGCGGCTTCTATTCCAAGCCCATGCTGTCCAACGCCTATGCCCAGAAAAAGCTGCCGGCCCAGTTGATAACGCAAAGCGCAACCCAGCTTGCGGCGCAGATAGGCGCCACCATCCTGACCTCCACCACGGTAAGCGGCATCGATACCGCCGAGAAAACCCTCGCCACCAGCGGCGGCGTTCTCGACTATGACAAGCTGATCTTTGCCATCGGCGCCCAGCCGATCCGTCTGCCGCTGCAGGGCGATGCCGCCGGGCAGGTAATGTCGGTCAATCACGTGGAAGACTATGCCCGCTTCCGCGAACTGCTGGATGCGACCGAAGCCGGACGCCAGGCGCGGGTGATGATCCTGGGCGCCGGCCTGATCGGCTGCGAATTCGCGGACGACCTGGCTGGCGGCGGCCATGCCGTCACCCTGATCGACCCCAATCCGCTGCCGCTGGCGGCGCTGGCCGCGCCGGCATTGTCCGAGGGTTTGCAGGCAGCGCTGCTGACACGGGGCGTAAGGCTGTGCCTGGGCACAACGGCGACGCGGATCGATCACAGCGAAAAAGGGGTGAAAGCCACGCTGGCCAATGGCGAGACGGTGGAGGCCGACATCGTGCTGTCAGCGGTCGGCCTGCGACCCAGCACTGCACTGGCCCAGGCTGCCGGGCTGAAGGTCAATCGCGGCATCGTGGTCGATGCCTATGGCCAGACCAGCGCGCCGGACGTCTATGCGCTGGGCGATTGCGCCGAATACACGCAAGCCGATGGCGTCACCCGCATCCTGCCGTATATCGCCCCCCTGCTCAACGCCGGCCGTGCCATTGCCAAAACACTGACCGGCACACCAACCGCTATCGATCTGAAGCCAGCGGCAGTCATCGTCAAGACGCCCTGCTACCCGCTGGCACTGGTGCCGCCGCCGCAAACTGCGCTGGAAAGCGGCAGATGGCACACGACCGAGGAAAGCGGCCGCACCGTATGCCGCTTTATCGATGCGGAAGGCCTGGTTGCGGGATTTGGCCTGTCGCACCACGAAGCCGCAAGCCGCCAGGTATTGATGGCGGAACTGGGCAAGAGCCCGGCAGCGGACAGCGCGGGCTGA
- a CDS encoding flagellin: MSVINTNVASLNAQRNLSSSSAGLTTSLQRLSSGLRINSAKDDAAGMAISERMTAQIRGSNQAARNANDGISLAQTAEGDLGSISNNLQRMRELSVQAANASNSDSDRAALQTEVTALKSEIDRVAKNSSFNGVKLLDGSFNAQTFQIGANNTDNDRITVNKIGSARTSELGSAGQSSSAKLTSGATTAALAAGDLTLNGQQVGASNVGAAPGQSAASAYSVANAINAVSAQSGVTATANSTAVQGSAATAFTAVAANTFNVNGVDVGAIAAGTTAAGQGANVAAAINKISSQTGVTATADATTGAVKLTAADGRDVALGMNGSAADAATATANKTALDAQTGLSMGTQSVTGGTAGVAATTHGTVSLSSTSSAGIVVGGASVAKAGLATGVTAATTVSSVSSVENIDISTAAGAQKALEAIDGALKSINDSRSDLGALQNRFGSVVSGLATTTENLSASRSRITDTDFASETANMTRSQILQQAGTAMLAQANQLPNSVMSLLRG, encoded by the coding sequence ATGTCCGTTATCAATACCAACGTCGCTTCCCTGAATGCACAACGTAACCTGAGCAGCTCGTCGGCTGGCCTCACGACTTCCCTGCAGCGCCTGTCTTCCGGCCTGCGCATCAACAGCGCCAAGGATGACGCCGCCGGCATGGCGATCTCGGAGCGCATGACCGCCCAGATCCGCGGCTCGAATCAAGCAGCTCGTAACGCCAACGACGGCATCTCGCTGGCGCAGACCGCCGAAGGCGACCTGGGCTCGATCTCCAACAACCTGCAGCGCATGCGTGAGTTGTCGGTGCAGGCAGCCAATGCTTCGAACAGCGATTCGGACCGTGCTGCGTTGCAGACCGAAGTCACCGCGCTGAAGAGCGAGATTGACCGCGTTGCGAAGAACTCCTCGTTTAACGGCGTGAAGCTGCTGGATGGCTCGTTCAATGCACAGACCTTCCAGATCGGCGCGAACAACACTGACAACGACCGCATTACTGTCAACAAGATCGGCAGCGCACGTACGTCTGAACTGGGCAGCGCTGGCCAGTCGAGCAGCGCGAAGCTGACCAGCGGCGCAACCACCGCTGCGCTTGCCGCCGGCGACTTGACCCTGAACGGCCAGCAGGTTGGCGCCTCCAACGTTGGCGCCGCGCCCGGTCAGTCGGCCGCCAGTGCCTACTCGGTTGCCAACGCGATCAATGCCGTATCGGCTCAAAGCGGTGTGACCGCAACCGCCAATTCGACCGCCGTACAAGGCAGCGCGGCCACGGCTTTCACGGCGGTTGCTGCAAATACGTTCAATGTCAACGGCGTGGATGTCGGCGCGATCGCTGCCGGCACGACTGCTGCCGGCCAGGGCGCGAACGTTGCCGCCGCCATCAACAAGATCAGTTCCCAGACCGGCGTGACGGCGACTGCGGATGCCACAACTGGCGCAGTCAAGCTGACTGCTGCGGACGGTCGTGACGTGGCGCTGGGAATGAATGGCAGTGCCGCCGATGCCGCAACTGCCACTGCAAACAAGACCGCACTGGATGCGCAGACCGGCTTGAGCATGGGCACGCAATCCGTCACCGGCGGCACCGCCGGCGTAGCGGCTACCACCCACGGCACGGTTAGCCTGTCGAGCACGAGTTCCGCCGGCATCGTCGTCGGCGGCGCAAGCGTGGCAAAGGCTGGCCTGGCCACCGGCGTCACCGCTGCCACCACAGTGTCCTCGGTCTCAAGCGTCGAAAACATCGACATCTCCACCGCCGCCGGCGCCCAGAAAGCCCTGGAAGCCATCGACGGCGCGCTGAAGTCGATCAACGACAGCCGCTCCGACCTCGGCGCCCTGCAGAACCGCTTCGGCTCGGTGGTCTCCGGCCTGGCGACCACGACCGAGAACCTGTCGGCATCGCGTAGCCGCATCACCGATACCGACTTCGCTTCGGAGACCGCGAACATGACCCGCAGCCAGATCCTGCAGCAGGCCGGTACCGCGATGCTGGCCCAGGCCAACCAGCTGCCCAACAGCGTGATGTCGCTGCTGAGGGGTTAA
- the fliS gene encoding flagellar export chaperone FliS, with amino-acid sequence MFGSMNKGANAYASVGLETGVAAASPHKLIVMLFDGALTSLNIALIEMRANNVAAKGRAISKAIRIIEEGLRASLDRSAGGAIAGSLDSLYEYISARLLRANLENRTEDIEEAQRLLGDLRGAWLAIDPEAAARSRAAAMQPPAAAPQGLRAYAV; translated from the coding sequence ATGTTTGGTTCGATGAACAAGGGCGCAAACGCCTACGCGAGTGTAGGCCTGGAAACCGGCGTGGCCGCAGCCAGCCCGCACAAGCTGATCGTGATGCTGTTCGACGGCGCGCTCACCTCGCTCAATATCGCGCTGATCGAAATGCGCGCCAACAATGTGGCGGCCAAGGGCCGCGCCATTTCCAAGGCGATACGCATCATCGAGGAAGGCCTGCGCGCCAGCCTGGACAGGTCGGCGGGCGGCGCCATCGCGGGCAGCCTGGATTCGCTGTACGAATACATTTCCGCTCGCCTGCTGCGCGCCAATCTGGAAAACCGCACGGAAGACATCGAAGAGGCGCAGCGCCTGCTGGGCGACCTGCGCGGCGCATGGCTGGCGATCGATCCCGAAGCCGCGGCACGCAGCCGCGCTGCCGCGATGCAGCCGCCGGCGGCCGCGCCGCAGGGCCTGCGCGCCTACGCAGTCTGA
- the arfB gene encoding alternative ribosome rescue aminoacyl-tRNA hydrolase ArfB has translation MLHAPPIPESEVEITAVRAQGAGGQNVNKVSSAIHLRFDIRASSLPEAIKERLLASNDQRITRDGVLVIKAQAHRSQEQNREDALRRLQDIVEAVAVPQRVRRPTRPTRSSQKKRLETKSSRGQIKALRGKVTD, from the coding sequence ATGCTGCATGCGCCGCCGATACCGGAAAGCGAGGTCGAGATCACCGCGGTGCGGGCGCAGGGCGCCGGCGGGCAGAACGTCAACAAGGTGTCCAGCGCGATTCATTTGCGCTTCGACATCCGCGCCTCGTCGCTGCCGGAAGCCATCAAGGAAAGGCTGCTGGCATCGAACGACCAGCGCATCACCCGCGACGGCGTGCTGGTGATCAAGGCGCAGGCCCATCGCAGCCAGGAGCAGAACCGCGAGGATGCGCTGCGGCGGCTGCAGGACATCGTCGAGGCGGTGGCGGTGCCGCAACGGGTGCGGCGGCCAACGCGGCCAACCCGCAGCTCGCAGAAGAAGCGGCTGGAGACCAAGTCCAGCCGCGGTCAGATCAAGGCACTGCGCGGCAAGGTGACGGATTAA
- a CDS encoding flagellar protein FlaG yields the protein MNIAPVSGAGLSPLATQGADNKQTDLQLRAARQPEAVKQQEVAGISTGAETAEADPKEVRQRVEELNAAMKQHASSILFSIDEDSGRTIVKVVDTDTDTVLRQYPSKELLAISKQIDKFQGMFIKTQA from the coding sequence ATGAACATCGCTCCAGTATCAGGCGCCGGTTTGTCGCCGCTCGCCACGCAGGGCGCAGACAACAAACAGACGGATCTGCAGCTGCGCGCGGCGCGGCAGCCGGAGGCCGTGAAGCAGCAGGAAGTGGCTGGTATCAGTACCGGCGCCGAAACGGCCGAAGCCGATCCGAAGGAAGTCAGGCAGCGGGTGGAAGAACTCAATGCCGCAATGAAGCAGCATGCCAGCAGCATCCTGTTCTCCATCGACGAGGATTCGGGCCGCACCATCGTCAAGGTGGTCGACACCGACACCGATACCGTGCTGCGGCAATACCCGTCCAAGGAACTGCTGGCGATATCGAAGCAGATCGACAAGTTCCAGGGCATGTTCATCAAGACGCAGGCATAA
- the fliD gene encoding flagellar filament capping protein FliD encodes MGLSSPGIGSNLDINTIVTQLMSVEGRKLTSLQTQEASYQSKVSAFGQVQSAFSTFQTAVNSLSTVQQFQAATASVADAAVLSAKATSAATPGAYALEVSKLAQAQKLVTAGQASTATTVGTGTITFQFGTIAGAVETPAGSGIYPAPPRNADGTYTGATFKPGTAESKTVTIGSSNNSLAGIRDAINGAKIGVTATIVNDGGAQPNRLVLTNTATGEASSMKISVSDDPDGGLSGLLNHDPASATQNLKETVAAQDAEFTLDGLKVKKPSNTVTDAIAGVTLNLAKTNAGSPTTLTVARDSASVVSAVNKFVSAYNAIAKTLSDASAYNATTKTGAILNGDSSIRGAQSQLRGLLSSSIGGGYGAYSRLSDIGVTMQKNGNLELDTAKLTKALETNFNDVAGLFAAAGKASDSLVSYTTSTAATKAGAYGLNISQMASQSTVTGAAAPTQLTFAAPANTLSLGLAGVQSEITLNDSYADAAALALDLQSKMNASKAYAGSPVKVAVVDGKIAITSDAYGSSSTFTVSGTAAEQVFGGSPLSVAGEDVAGTINGASATGKGRILTAGTGDAEGLQVSITGGATGDRGTINFSRGYASQFGALVGTIIGENGSLDARTKGLNSSITSLRKQQEAEQNRLSNREAALRKQFTALDTQISKLNSVSSYLTQQLKQIASLSSSSD; translated from the coding sequence ATGGGCTTGTCCTCTCCCGGCATCGGTTCCAACCTGGACATCAACACCATCGTGACCCAGCTGATGTCGGTTGAAGGACGCAAGCTGACTTCGCTCCAGACCCAGGAAGCGTCCTACCAGTCCAAGGTGTCGGCCTTCGGGCAGGTGCAAAGCGCATTTTCGACATTCCAGACCGCCGTCAATTCACTGTCGACGGTGCAGCAGTTCCAGGCCGCCACCGCCAGCGTGGCCGATGCCGCAGTGCTGTCGGCCAAGGCGACGTCGGCCGCCACGCCCGGCGCCTATGCGCTGGAAGTGAGCAAGCTGGCGCAGGCCCAGAAGCTTGTGACAGCAGGCCAGGCATCGACCGCGACGACGGTAGGCACCGGCACCATCACCTTCCAGTTCGGCACCATCGCCGGAGCGGTTGAAACCCCGGCCGGCTCAGGCATCTATCCCGCGCCGCCCAGGAACGCCGACGGCACCTACACCGGCGCGACCTTCAAGCCCGGCACCGCTGAAAGCAAGACCGTCACCATCGGCTCCAGCAACAATTCCCTGGCCGGCATACGCGATGCAATCAATGGCGCCAAGATCGGCGTGACCGCCACCATCGTCAACGATGGCGGCGCCCAGCCCAACCGTCTGGTGCTGACCAATACCGCCACCGGCGAAGCCAGCAGCATGAAGATATCGGTATCTGACGACCCGGACGGCGGCCTGTCGGGCCTGCTCAACCATGACCCGGCAAGCGCAACGCAGAACCTGAAGGAAACGGTGGCGGCGCAGGATGCCGAATTCACCCTCGACGGCCTGAAGGTGAAGAAGCCATCCAACACCGTCACCGACGCCATTGCCGGCGTGACGCTCAACCTGGCCAAGACCAATGCCGGCAGCCCGACCACGCTGACGGTGGCGCGCGACAGCGCCTCGGTCGTATCGGCAGTCAACAAGTTCGTCAGCGCCTACAATGCCATCGCCAAGACCCTCAGCGATGCCTCCGCCTATAACGCCACCACCAAGACCGGGGCCATCCTGAATGGCGATTCCTCGATACGCGGTGCGCAAAGCCAGTTGCGCGGACTGCTGTCGAGCTCGATCGGCGGCGGCTATGGCGCCTACAGCCGGCTGTCCGACATCGGCGTGACGATGCAGAAGAATGGCAACCTGGAACTCGATACCGCCAAGCTGACCAAGGCCCTGGAGACCAACTTCAACGATGTGGCAGGGCTGTTCGCCGCGGCCGGCAAGGCCAGCGACAGCCTGGTGTCCTATACCACCTCGACCGCCGCCACCAAGGCCGGCGCCTACGGCCTGAACATCAGCCAGATGGCCAGCCAGAGCACGGTAACCGGGGCAGCGGCGCCGACGCAGCTGACATTCGCAGCGCCGGCCAATACGCTGTCGCTGGGCCTGGCCGGCGTGCAAAGCGAGATCACGCTCAATGACAGTTACGCCGATGCGGCCGCGCTGGCGCTGGACCTGCAATCGAAGATGAATGCCAGCAAGGCCTATGCCGGTTCGCCGGTGAAGGTGGCGGTGGTGGACGGCAAGATTGCGATCACGTCCGATGCTTACGGCAGCAGCTCGACGTTCACGGTGTCGGGCACCGCCGCCGAGCAGGTCTTCGGCGGCAGCCCCTTGTCGGTGGCGGGGGAGGATGTGGCTGGAACCATCAACGGCGCCAGCGCAACCGGCAAGGGCCGCATTCTGACCGCCGGCACTGGCGATGCGGAAGGCTTGCAGGTATCCATCACCGGCGGCGCCACGGGCGACCGTGGAACCATTAACTTCTCGCGTGGCTATGCGTCGCAGTTCGGCGCCCTGGTGGGTACCATCATCGGCGAGAACGGCAGCCTGGATGCCCGCACCAAGGGCCTGAATTCCTCGATCACCAGCCTGCGCAAGCAGCAGGAAGCGGAGCAGAACCGGCTGAGCAACCGCGAGGCGGCCCTGCGCAAGCAGTTCACCGCGCTCGACACCCAGATCAGCAAGCTCAATTCCGTGAGCTCCTACCTGACCCAGCAGCTGAAGCAGATCGCGTCGCTGTCGAGTTCTTCCGACTGA
- a CDS encoding rubredoxin: MKTYQCVVCGFVYDESIGMPEDGIPAGTRWNDIPDNWECPDCGVSKADFEMVEI, from the coding sequence ATGAAAACCTATCAATGCGTCGTTTGCGGCTTTGTCTACGATGAAAGCATCGGCATGCCGGAGGATGGCATCCCCGCCGGCACCCGCTGGAACGACATTCCCGACAACTGGGAATGCCCGGATTGCGGCGTCTCCAAGGCCGATTTCGAGATGGTGGAAATCTGA
- a CDS encoding metal-dependent hydrolase, with protein MRQTAFHAAAMLAALLAAAPHLHAQDKAESKAEGKTEIQWLGQATTRITTPGGKVIVIDPWVTSNPKTPEQFKSLEAMGKVDLILVTHGHFDHFADAPALAKLTNAPVYGPAGLMQSVAALGILPASQAVRFGKGGTVTPIGADIKITQVRAEHSSELAHKNAATGKDEVHAGGEPAGFVIELENGFKIYHMGDTGLFGDMAFIGSYYKPDVVMIPIGGHFVMSPKDAAYATKEMIKPRFAIPIHYGTTPQLKGTTAEYISALGQGQAKVFPISPGEKLTF; from the coding sequence ATGAGACAAACCGCATTCCACGCCGCCGCCATGCTTGCCGCCCTGCTGGCAGCCGCTCCCCATCTGCATGCGCAGGACAAGGCAGAGAGCAAGGCCGAGGGCAAGACCGAGATCCAGTGGCTGGGCCAGGCCACGACCCGCATTACCACGCCGGGCGGCAAGGTGATCGTGATCGATCCCTGGGTCACCAGCAATCCGAAGACGCCCGAGCAGTTCAAGTCGCTGGAGGCAATGGGCAAGGTCGACCTGATCCTGGTGACCCATGGCCACTTCGACCATTTCGCCGATGCGCCGGCGCTGGCCAAGCTTACCAATGCCCCGGTCTATGGCCCGGCAGGGCTGATGCAGTCGGTGGCGGCGCTGGGCATCTTGCCGGCCAGCCAGGCGGTGCGCTTCGGCAAGGGCGGCACGGTGACGCCGATCGGCGCGGACATCAAGATCACCCAGGTCCGTGCCGAGCACAGCTCGGAACTGGCCCACAAGAATGCCGCCACCGGCAAGGATGAAGTGCATGCTGGCGGCGAGCCGGCCGGCTTCGTCATCGAGCTTGAGAACGGCTTCAAGATCTACCACATGGGCGACACCGGCCTGTTTGGCGACATGGCGTTCATCGGGTCGTACTACAAGCCGGACGTGGTGATGATTCCGATCGGCGGTCACTTCGTGATGTCGCCCAAGGACGCGGCCTATGCCACGAAGGAAATGATCAAGCCGCGCTTCGCCATTCCGATCCACTACGGCACCACGCCGCAGTTGAAGGGCACCACCGCCGAGTACATCAGCGCGCTGGGTCAGGGCCAGGCCAAGGTGTTTCCGATCAGCCCCGGCGAGAAGCTGACTTTCTGA
- the sugE gene encoding quaternary ammonium compound efflux SMR transporter SugE, which yields MDWILLIIAGLFEVAWAIGLKYTEGFTRLWPSLGTAAAMLVSIGLLGVAMRALPVGTAYAVWVGVGAVGTVILGIVLFGESASPARLVSVGLIVAGIIGLKLAGE from the coding sequence ATGGACTGGATACTTCTCATCATCGCCGGCCTGTTCGAAGTGGCCTGGGCCATTGGCCTCAAATACACCGAAGGCTTCACCCGCCTCTGGCCCAGCCTCGGCACCGCCGCTGCAATGCTGGTCAGCATAGGATTGCTTGGCGTTGCAATGCGCGCCCTGCCGGTGGGGACAGCGTACGCGGTCTGGGTAGGCGTGGGCGCGGTCGGCACAGTCATCCTTGGCATCGTGCTGTTCGGCGAATCCGCCAGCCCGGCACGGCTGGTCAGCGTGGGGCTGATCGTGGCCGGGATCATTGGCCTGAAGCTGGCGGGGGAATAA
- a CDS encoding NADP-dependent malic enzyme, whose protein sequence is MDTPNDQKEEIRQQLRQAALEYHEFPTPGKISVTPTKQLTNQRDLSLAYSPGVAAACEEIVVDPANAFRYTARGNLVAVISNGTAVLGLGNIGALASKPVMEGKGVLFKKFAGIDVFDIEVNETDPDKLCDIIAALEPTFGGVNLEDIKAPECFYIERKLREKMKIPVFHDDQHGTAIIVGAAILNGLKVVGKDMKECKLVVSGAGAAALACLDLLVDLGFPIENIWVTDLAGVVYSGRVELMDPDKARFAQPTEARSLNDVIADADIFLGLSAGGVLKQDMVMKMAPRPLILALANPNPEITPEDVKAVRSDAVIATGRSDYPNQVNNVLCFPYIFRGALDCGATTITRDMEIASVHAIAGLAQEEQSDIVATTYGITNLSFGPEYIIPKPFDPRLMERIALAVAKAAEAGGVAARPIQDVQAYTERLQQFVYRSGTFMKPIFAVAKKAPAELKRIVYAEGEEEKVLRAVQVVVDETLAKPILVGRPAVLAQRIEKFGLRLRPGVDFEVINPEYDERFRSYWETYLQMTIRKGISQQYAKLEMRRRHTLIGAMMVHKGDADGMICGTYGTTDVHLRYIDHVLGKREGVNVYAAMNALLLQDRQIMIVDTHVNENPSAEQIAEITLLAAEEMRRFGLMPRVALLSHSNFGTSNSESARKMRTALGLLRELDPQLEVDGEMHGDTALNPALLKRTMPESSLSGEANLLVMPNIDAANIAYNLLKTTAGNGIAIGPVLLGCAKPVHILTPSATVRRIVNMTALCVVDAVYQR, encoded by the coding sequence ATGGATACGCCGAACGACCAGAAAGAAGAAATTCGCCAGCAATTGCGCCAGGCGGCGCTCGAATATCATGAATTTCCGACTCCCGGAAAAATCAGCGTTACTCCCACCAAGCAACTGACCAACCAGCGCGACCTGTCGCTGGCCTATTCACCCGGCGTGGCAGCTGCCTGCGAGGAAATCGTGGTCGACCCGGCCAACGCGTTCCGCTATACCGCGCGTGGCAACCTGGTTGCCGTGATTTCCAACGGTACCGCCGTCCTCGGGCTGGGCAATATCGGCGCGCTGGCTTCCAAGCCGGTGATGGAAGGCAAGGGCGTGCTGTTCAAGAAGTTCGCCGGCATCGATGTCTTCGACATCGAAGTCAATGAAACCGACCCCGACAAGCTGTGCGACATCATTGCCGCGCTGGAGCCGACCTTCGGCGGCGTCAACCTCGAAGACATCAAGGCGCCCGAGTGCTTCTACATCGAGCGCAAGCTGCGCGAGAAGATGAAGATCCCGGTCTTCCACGACGATCAGCATGGCACTGCCATCATCGTTGGCGCCGCCATCCTGAATGGCCTGAAGGTGGTCGGCAAGGACATGAAGGAATGCAAGCTGGTCGTCAGCGGCGCCGGCGCGGCTGCGCTGGCCTGCCTGGACTTGCTGGTCGACCTCGGCTTCCCGATCGAGAACATCTGGGTCACCGACCTGGCCGGCGTGGTGTATTCCGGCCGCGTCGAACTGATGGACCCGGACAAGGCGCGCTTTGCGCAGCCGACCGAGGCCCGCAGCCTGAACGACGTGATCGCCGATGCCGACATCTTCCTCGGCCTGTCGGCCGGCGGCGTGCTGAAGCAGGACATGGTCATGAAGATGGCGCCGCGTCCGCTGATCCTGGCGCTGGCCAACCCGAATCCGGAAATCACGCCGGAAGACGTGAAGGCAGTGCGCAGCGACGCCGTGATCGCCACCGGCCGTTCGGACTACCCGAACCAGGTCAACAATGTGCTGTGCTTCCCGTACATCTTCCGCGGCGCGCTCGATTGCGGCGCGACCACCATCACCCGCGACATGGAAATCGCCTCGGTGCATGCGATCGCGGGCCTGGCGCAGGAAGAGCAGTCCGACATCGTCGCCACCACCTACGGCATCACCAACCTGTCCTTCGGCCCGGAATACATCATCCCCAAGCCTTTCGATCCGCGCCTGATGGAGCGCATCGCGCTGGCGGTGGCCAAGGCGGCCGAGGCGGGCGGCGTTGCCGCACGCCCGATCCAGGATGTGCAGGCCTATACCGAACGCCTGCAGCAATTCGTCTACCGCAGCGGCACCTTCATGAAGCCGATCTTCGCGGTGGCCAAGAAGGCGCCGGCGGAACTGAAGCGCATCGTCTATGCCGAGGGCGAGGAAGAGAAAGTGCTGCGCGCGGTGCAGGTGGTGGTCGACGAGACCCTGGCCAAGCCTATCCTGGTGGGCCGTCCGGCCGTGCTGGCGCAGCGCATCGAGAAGTTCGGCCTGCGCCTGCGTCCGGGCGTGGACTTCGAGGTCATCAACCCCGAATATGACGAGCGTTTCCGCAGCTACTGGGAGACCTATCTGCAGATGACGATCAGGAAAGGCATCAGCCAGCAGTACGCCAAGCTGGAGATGCGCCGTCGTCATACGCTGATCGGCGCCATGATGGTCCACAAGGGCGATGCCGACGGCATGATCTGCGGCACCTACGGCACCACCGACGTGCATCTGCGCTACATCGATCATGTGCTGGGCAAGCGCGAGGGCGTCAATGTCTATGCGGCGATGAATGCGCTGCTGCTGCAGGACCGCCAGATCATGATCGTCGACACCCATGTCAACGAGAACCCGAGCGCCGAGCAGATCGCCGAGATCACGCTGCTGGCCGCCGAGGAAATGCGCCGCTTTGGCCTGATGCCGCGGGTGGCGCTGCTGTCGCATTCCAACTTCGGCACCAGCAACAGCGAGTCGGCAAGAAAGATGCGCACCGCGCTCGGCCTGCTGCGCGAGCTGGACCCGCAGCTGGAAGTCGACGGTGAAATGCATGGCGACACCGCATTGAACCCGGCGCTGCTGAAGCGCACCATGCCGGAAAGCAGCCTGAGCGGCGAAGCCAACCTGCTGGTGATGCCCAACATCGACGCCGCCAACATTGCCTACAACCTGCTCAAGACCACGGCCGGCAACGGCATCGCGATCGGGCCGGTGCTGCTGGGTTGCGCCAAGCCGGTACATATCCTGACGCCGTCGGCCACCGTGCGCCGTATCGTGAACATGACGGCGCTGTGCGTGGTAGATGCGGTGTATCAGCGCTGA
- a CDS encoding rubrerythrin family protein, whose translation MADHNSVTVQNLEAAFAGESMAHIKYRYFAKLARAAGAEDVAKAFEATADQEVMHAFGHLDLLYPKAKMTPAKALEIAIEGETYEYTEMYPKFRHLAVEEGNQAAVAEFDEQIAESKEHAENFRRTLEMAAKRFAALAKVEERHANHYRDVLNALGKAA comes from the coding sequence ATGGCCGACCACAATTCCGTTACGGTGCAAAACCTCGAAGCCGCGTTTGCCGGCGAGTCGATGGCGCATATCAAGTACCGTTATTTCGCCAAGCTGGCGCGTGCCGCCGGCGCCGAAGATGTCGCGAAGGCCTTCGAAGCCACCGCTGACCAGGAAGTCATGCATGCCTTCGGCCATCTCGATCTGCTTTATCCCAAGGCGAAGATGACTCCTGCGAAAGCGCTGGAAATCGCGATCGAAGGAGAAACGTACGAATATACCGAGATGTATCCGAAGTTCCGCCACCTTGCAGTGGAAGAAGGCAATCAGGCTGCCGTGGCGGAGTTCGATGAGCAAATCGCCGAATCCAAGGAGCATGCCGAGAATTTCCGTCGCACCCTGGAAATGGCGGCCAAGCGCTTCGCCGCGCTGGCCAAGGTTGAGGAGCGCCACGCCAACCATTATCGCGACGTGCTGAACGCGCTCGGCAAGGCCGCCTGA
- a CDS encoding flagellar protein FliT, which produces MNHDHPMLDDAQLLDAYQKMADLSARMLAATGEREWELLAGQEQQQDALFAMLQQADAGQRRPADVLRRQQALIEQILANQAKRRELALEWRASVGALLDSVDSARRIARAYG; this is translated from the coding sequence ATGAATCACGACCATCCCATGCTTGATGATGCCCAGCTGCTGGATGCCTACCAGAAGATGGCCGACCTGTCGGCCAGGATGCTGGCTGCCACCGGCGAACGGGAATGGGAACTGCTGGCCGGGCAGGAGCAGCAGCAGGATGCGCTGTTTGCGATGCTGCAGCAGGCCGACGCCGGCCAGCGGCGTCCTGCCGACGTGCTGCGCAGGCAGCAGGCGCTGATTGAACAGATCCTGGCCAACCAGGCCAAGCGCCGCGAACTGGCGCTGGAGTGGCGCGCGAGCGTTGGCGCTTTGCTCGACAGCGTTGACTCGGCACGGCGCATTGCCAGGGCTTACGGCTAG